From a single Poecilia reticulata strain Guanapo linkage group LG2, Guppy_female_1.0+MT, whole genome shotgun sequence genomic region:
- the LOC103478280 gene encoding probable ribonuclease ZC3H12C, translating into MGLKDHLEDGTGHMLSLGLDLDYLHVDGAEKQTHPNTLKASDVLQVRGGAQSRSGYSIGGSTNSLSTNLSYSSSSSCSNFSEESAISDNEEEQHQVISDSGLDVSHRDQLGLPRSSSLQCKQVRLDLAPHLSTGDLTRSKALAPADLVSDCRTKVEFALKLGYAEDLVLLVLRKLGPDALINDMLGELVKLGTKTEMEQQKGPAVSQSPSSSLSSLASSSSLESCRLPSPSPLLEDKDNFRPVVLDGSNVAMSHGNKEVFSCQGIQLAVDWFLDRGHRDITVFVPAWRKEQSRPDALITDQEILRRLEKDKILVFTPSRRVQGRRVVCYDDRFIVKLAYESDGIIVSNDNYRDLANEKPEWKKFIDERLLMYSFVNDKFMPPDDPLGRHGPSLENFLRKRPIAPEPRKQPCPYGKKCTYGHKCKFYHPERGSQPQRSVADELRASARISSATSRGLLEHTMKAKSQSSSQPEEMPESDPGQGSKLPNQSPRSMPSDLTEDRLQSYSKPEGYKGSHVIGGHTSSGLSHSLGHLDRWAQLEESSGAYSLGLVETYNRCDSPEGGCRSLVKAYSGLRLVVPQTPESLLAADLKAGSLPSECSSDGSISSDSFSPDSMSDNSPKCQHHLPHYHHHYSGSYGHVASRVSPGMGQHSPYGYSVTQRPHASVSEELPCPVSSHSSPRHRKTPSASIVPQHQHLFLGNYPGEQPPRLPQTSAAHPRSQNSPFGPNALASWEGDLQDSTMYKGSPLNCRRNYSGSTQHPQHKTHWDSHHEPSTRPCYDLFSYKSFPPLHGKGWHTPWGQQLPSSTHGLSASSVPPPPQQSLRSIATHRSHLQNERHYSGHLSSGQYQDLRERVFVNLCAIFPPDLVRKVMAKNPHMTDAQELAASILMEKLQHVS; encoded by the exons ATGGGCCTGAAGGACCATCTGGAGGATGGAACTGGCCACATGCTCAGCCTGGGGCTGGATCTGGACTATCTCCATGTGGATGGTGCTGAGAAGCAGACGCATCCAAACACTCTGAAGGCCTCCGACGTCCTGCAGGTCCGAGGCGGCGCCCAAAGCAGGAGCGGCTACAGTATCGGCGGGAGCACCAACAGTCTGAGTACAAACCTgagttacagcagcagcagcagctgcagcaattTTTCGGAGGAGAGCGCCATTTCTGACAATGAAGAAGAACAGCATCAGGTCATCTCCGATTCTGGACTCGACGTCTCCCACCGAGATCAGCTGGGCTTACCTCGGAGCTCCTCTCTGCAGTGCAAGCAGGTCAGGCTGGACCTGGCGCCACACCTGTCCACAGGAGATCTAACGCGGTCGAAAGCGCTAGCGCCTGCGGACCTTGTTTCGGACTGCCGCACCAAGGTGGAGTTCGCTCTGAAGCTGGGCTACGCTGAGGATCTGGTGCTGCTAGTCCTGAGGAAACTGGGGCCAGACGCACTTATTAACGACATGCTGGGAGAACTGGTCAAGCTGGGGACCAAGACAGAGATGGAGCAGCAGAAAGGTCCAGCTGTGTCCCagtctccttcctcctctttgtCTTCCTTGGCCTCCAGCTCGTCCCTGGAGTCCTGCCGGCTGCCGTCCCCTTCGCCACTGCTGGAAGACAAAGACAACTTTCGGCCCGTCGTCTTAGACGGCAGCAACGTAGCCATGAG TCATGGAAATAAGGAAGTGTTCTCGTGCCAAGGGATCCAGCTGGCTGTTGATTGGTTCTTGGATCGAGGTCACCGTGACATCACGGTTTTTGTCCCTGCATGGAGAAAGGAGCAGTCACGACCTGACGCTCTCATCACCG ATCAAGAGATCCTGAGGCGACTAGAGAAAGACAAGATACTGGTTTTCACTCCATCTCGGCGTGTTCAGGGGCGACGTGTGGTTTGCTATGACGACAGATTCATCGTCAAACTGGCATACGAATCCGATGGCATAATCGTTTCCAATGACAACTACAGAGACCTAGCCAATGAGAAGCCAGAGTGGAAGAAGTTCATTGATGAGCGGCTGCTGATGTACTCCTTTGTCAATGACAA ATTCATGCCTCCAGATGATCCTCTTGGACGCCATGGACCGAGCCTGGAAAACTTCCTGAGGAAGAGACCTATTGCTCCTGAACCCAGGAAGCAGCCCTGTCCTTATG GGAAGAAGTGCACATATGGCCACAAGTGTAAATTTTACCACCCAGAAAGAGGCAGCCAGCCCCAGCGCTCGGTGGCCGATGAGCTCCGTGCCAGCGCCAGAATATCGTCAGCAACTTCCAGAGGCCTGCTGGAACATACGATGAAGGCGAAGAGCCAAAGCAGCAGTCAACCAGAAGAGATGCCAGAATCTGACCCGGGACAGGGCAGTAAACTACCAAACCAGAGTCCTCGGAGCATGCCCTCTGACCTCACGGAGGACAGACTCCAAAGTTATTCCAAACCAGAAGGGTACAAGGGAAGCCACGTCATTGGGGGACATACTTCATCAGGGTTGTCCCACTCACTAGGACATCTGGACAGGTGGGCGCAACTCGAGGAAAGCAGTGGAGCCTACAGTTTGGGTTTAGTCGAAACTTACAACAGATGTGATTCTCCGGAGGGGGGCTGCAGGTCTCTGGTCAAGGCCTATTCAGGTCTCCGTCTTGTGGTGCCACAAACCCCAGAAAGTCTCTTAGCCGCTGATCTGAAAGCAGGTTCCCTGCCATCCGAATGCAGCAGCGACGGCAGCATTAGCTCAGATTCCTTTTCCCCCGACTCTATGTCAGACAACAGCCCCAAGTGCCAACATCACCTTCCTCACTACCATCATCACTATAGCGGCTCGTATGGTCATGTGGCAAGCCGGGTTTCCCCTGGAATGGGCCAGCATTCCCCTTATGGTTACTCTGTTACTCAGAGACCTCACGCGTCGGTCTCTGAGGAACTTCCTTGTCCAGTCAGCTCTCACTCATCTCCACGCCATCGCAAGACCCCTTCAGCAAGCATCGTACCACAGCATCAGCATCTATTTTTAGGTAACTATCCGGGGGAACAACCACCTCGTCTACCTCAAACATCTGCTGCTCATCCTCGTTCCCAGAACTCGCCCTTCGGTCCGAACGCGTTGGCTTCGTGGGAAGGGGACCTCCAGGACTCCACAATGTACAAAGGATCACCACTTAACTGTAGAAGAAACTACTCTGGGTCAACCCAGCACCCTCAGCATAAGACGCACTGGGATTCCCACCACGAGCCGTCGACCAGGCCCTGCTATGATCTGTTTTCCTACAAGAGCTTCCCCCCACTTCATGGCAAGGGTTGGCACACCCCTTGGGGCCAGCAGCTCCCATCATCCACCCACGGTCTGTCAGCTTCTAGTGTCCCACCGCCCCCACAGCAGTCCCTCAGGTCCATCGCCACTCACAGGAGCCACCTGCAGAACGAGCGTCACTACTCGGGGCATCTTTCATCGGGTCAGTACCAGGACCTAAGGGAGAGGGTTTTCGTCAACTTATGCGCCATCTTCCCACCAGATTTGGTGAGGAAGGTGATGGCCAAAAACCCTCACATGACGGATGCTCAAGAGCTTGCAGCCTCGATTTTGATGGAGAAATTGCAGCATGTTTCTTAA